The Metabacillus litoralis genome contains a region encoding:
- a CDS encoding ABC transporter ATP-binding protein: MTNIIEVNQLRKEFKSYSSRQGLKGAFRDLLNRQYKTIPAVNDVTFTVGQGEMVGYIGENGAGKSTSIKMLTGILTPTSGQVLVNGMNPHKEREQFVQSIGVVFGQRSQLWWDIAVQESFRLLKKVYKVSDKDYNEHMEHVISTLDIGPLLDKPVRKLSLGQRMRCELAAALIHNPPLLFLDEPTIGLDVLVKLKIRQFLKEMNEKYKTTILLTTHDLSDIEALCERVIMLDEGSVIYDGALAKLRSHWGEGKQIEFQFAEEIVQDQLTFITQDLDVQWQKGDKLNVWTALVSDKEAQMSELIGRVVGTHQIKDLSVNEISTEEVIRNIYEKGEALSS, encoded by the coding sequence ATGACAAATATTATTGAGGTAAACCAATTACGTAAAGAATTTAAATCGTACTCCAGCCGTCAAGGCTTAAAGGGTGCGTTTCGTGATTTGTTAAATAGACAATATAAAACCATCCCTGCAGTGAATGATGTGACATTTACTGTTGGTCAGGGTGAGATGGTTGGTTATATCGGTGAAAATGGGGCAGGTAAATCAACATCTATTAAGATGTTAACGGGCATTTTAACGCCAACTTCTGGTCAGGTGCTTGTAAACGGCATGAATCCACATAAAGAACGTGAACAGTTTGTACAGTCGATTGGGGTTGTGTTTGGACAACGATCACAGCTTTGGTGGGATATTGCGGTTCAGGAGTCATTTCGCCTGTTGAAGAAAGTGTACAAAGTATCAGACAAAGATTATAACGAGCATATGGAGCATGTTATCAGTACCTTAGATATAGGGCCATTGCTAGATAAACCTGTACGGAAACTATCACTAGGTCAAAGAATGCGATGTGAATTAGCAGCTGCACTTATTCATAATCCACCACTTTTATTTTTAGATGAACCAACAATCGGTCTAGATGTTCTAGTTAAATTGAAAATCCGTCAATTCTTAAAAGAAATGAATGAAAAATATAAAACAACCATTCTTCTAACTACACATGATTTATCAGACATCGAGGCGTTATGTGAACGTGTCATCATGCTTGATGAAGGTAGTGTCATATATGATGGAGCTTTAGCTAAATTAAGGTCTCACTGGGGAGAAGGAAAACAAATAGAATTCCAGTTTGCAGAAGAAATCGTTCAGGATCAGCTAACCTTTATAACGCAGGACCTTGATGTTCAATGGCAAAAAGGAGATAAACTAAATGTTTGGACAGCACTTGTAAGCGATAAAGAAGCACAAATGTCAGAATTAATTGGTCGAGTTGTTGGTACACATCAGATTAAAGATTTAAGTGTAAATGAAATCTCAACAGAAGAGGTTATTCGAAACATTTATGAAAAGGGAGAGGCTCTTTCAAGCTGA
- a CDS encoding ABC transporter permease — MDKYIEMIRIRFLMMLAYRTNYYSGILIYSINIGAYYFLWTAIYGGKESIEGLSAIQMTTYVAVSWMARAFYFNNIDREIALEIKEGKVAVELIRPYNYLGMKTMQAFGEGVFRLFFFSVPGMVIVALVFPLELSSNGTTWLLFASSLIFSFIVNTQINLITGMLTFFLFNNDGLMRAKRVIIDLFSGLLLPISFYPMWAQDIMVYFPFQAISYIPSMIFTEGITGNEVWQSILLQGFWALVLLLPIQILWLLAKKRMIIQGG; from the coding sequence ATGGATAAATATATTGAAATGATCAGAATTCGCTTTTTAATGATGCTTGCTTATCGCACAAATTATTACAGTGGAATTTTAATTTATAGCATTAATATTGGTGCCTACTATTTTTTATGGACAGCGATTTACGGTGGAAAAGAGTCAATTGAGGGTTTATCTGCTATTCAAATGACTACTTATGTCGCGGTTTCTTGGATGGCAAGAGCTTTTTATTTTAATAATATTGACCGTGAGATTGCGCTTGAGATAAAGGAAGGTAAGGTGGCAGTGGAGCTTATTAGGCCGTACAATTATCTTGGCATGAAAACAATGCAGGCATTTGGTGAGGGTGTCTTTCGGTTATTTTTCTTCTCAGTACCAGGAATGGTCATTGTTGCACTTGTTTTCCCGTTGGAGCTTTCATCAAATGGAACAACATGGCTTTTGTTTGCGAGCTCACTAATTTTTAGTTTTATTGTGAATACCCAAATTAACTTAATAACAGGTATGCTAACTTTTTTCCTTTTTAATAATGATGGATTAATGAGAGCGAAGCGGGTTATTATTGATCTGTTTTCGGGACTTTTACTACCTATAAGCTTTTATCCAATGTGGGCTCAGGACATTATGGTGTATTTTCCGTTTCAAGCAATTAGTTATATTCCGAGCATGATCTTTACGGAAGGTATTACAGGAAATGAAGTATGGCAATCGATATTGTTACAAGGATTTTGGGCACTTGTGTTACTTCTTCCAATTCAAATTCTCTGGTTATTAGCAAAAAAACGAATGATCATACAGGGAGGTTGA
- a CDS encoding ABC transporter permease: protein MFYFTMFTQYIGQYMKTRLQYRADMVVELLSDMLFQVTNLVFILVVFGHTQFLSGWTRDEIIFIYGFFLVPFAVFGAFFNIWDFNERYIVKGEMDRILTRPIHSLFQVILERMELESLFGAITGIIIMGYASVQLGLSFEWYDFILFILFVISGALVYAGIFVSLASIGFWSDARTSLMPMMYNIGNYGRYPVDIYNAVIRFVLTWILPFAFVGVYPAAFFLGKDEWYVYSFLTPVMGIVFFCLSVFLWNAGVKRYRGAGN from the coding sequence ATGTTTTACTTTACAATGTTCACACAATATATTGGACAATATATGAAAACAAGGTTGCAATACCGAGCGGACATGGTTGTTGAGCTATTATCTGATATGCTTTTTCAAGTAACAAACTTGGTCTTTATCCTCGTTGTATTTGGTCATACTCAATTTTTAAGTGGATGGACCAGGGATGAAATTATCTTTATATATGGGTTTTTCTTAGTTCCTTTTGCGGTGTTTGGTGCATTTTTTAATATTTGGGACTTTAACGAAAGATATATTGTAAAAGGTGAGATGGATAGAATTTTAACTAGACCAATTCATAGTCTTTTTCAGGTTATTCTTGAGAGAATGGAGCTTGAGTCACTTTTTGGAGCAATCACAGGAATTATTATTATGGGATATGCGTCTGTACAGCTCGGATTAAGCTTTGAGTGGTATGATTTTATCTTGTTTATTCTATTTGTGATTAGTGGTGCACTCGTTTATGCAGGTATTTTTGTTTCATTAGCGAGTATTGGCTTTTGGTCAGATGCACGAACATCTCTTATGCCGATGATGTACAATATCGGGAACTATGGTCGTTACCCTGTTGATATTTATAATGCCGTTATTCGGTTTGTGTTAACGTGGATTTTACCTTTTGCCTTTGTGGGGGTTTATCCTGCAGCCTTTTTCCTTGGAAAAGATGAGTGGTATGTGTATTCATTTCTTACTCCTGTCATGGGGATTGTCTTTTTTTGTCTTTCTGTTTTTCTTTGGAACGCAGGAGTTAAAAGATATAGAGGTGCTGGAAACTAA
- a CDS encoding potassium channel family protein, translating to MGLIFCICIAVCIFMSFKSVVIICFQRNFLSFETIIMITYLYLSLLIGFGMIYLICIQSNIPVLHEAGMPISDGYFDNLLTSLYFSAVTLFSVGYGDVVPVGVGRFLAVLEALIGYILPAVFLARTVIGNEK from the coding sequence GTGGGACTTATATTTTGTATATGTATTGCTGTTTGTATATTTATGAGCTTTAAAAGTGTTGTTATTATTTGCTTTCAAAGAAATTTCCTCTCTTTTGAAACAATTATTATGATTACATATCTTTATCTTTCTTTACTGATTGGATTTGGCATGATTTATTTGATTTGTATTCAAAGCAATATTCCGGTTCTTCACGAAGCTGGAATGCCAATCTCTGATGGTTACTTTGATAATCTTTTAACCTCTTTGTACTTTAGTGCGGTTACGTTATTTTCCGTTGGTTATGGTGATGTTGTTCCTGTAGGAGTGGGACGTTTTCTAGCTGTCCTAGAGGCGTTAATAGGTTATATCCTTCCAGCTGTTTTTTTAGCTCGTACAGTTATTGGGAACGAAAAATAG
- the bcp gene encoding thioredoxin-dependent thiol peroxidase, producing MTIEVGNTAPDIELVADNGEKVKLSDYQGKYVVLYFYPKDMTPGCTTEACDFRDQHQSFSDLNAVILGVSPDPQERHLKFKEKHDLPFQLLVDDENKLAEAFGVWKLKKNFGKEYMGIERSTFIIDPEGKIIKEWRKVKVKDHVQEALNYIQEVKA from the coding sequence ATGACTATAGAGGTTGGAAACACTGCACCAGATATTGAGTTAGTAGCTGATAACGGAGAAAAGGTTAAGTTATCTGATTATCAAGGTAAGTACGTTGTATTATACTTTTATCCAAAGGACATGACACCAGGTTGTACAACGGAGGCTTGTGATTTTAGAGATCAACATCAAAGCTTTTCAGATTTGAATGCTGTCATCTTGGGAGTAAGTCCAGATCCACAGGAAAGACATCTAAAGTTTAAAGAAAAACATGATCTTCCTTTTCAACTATTAGTAGACGATGAAAATAAACTAGCTGAAGCTTTTGGAGTTTGGAAGCTAAAGAAGAACTTTGGCAAAGAATATATGGGAATTGAACGCTCCACTTTTATTATAGATCCTGAAGGGAAAATCATAAAAGAATGGAGAAAAGTTAAAGTGAAGGATCATGTTCAAGAAGCCTTGAATTACATACAGGAAGTTAAAGCTTAA
- a CDS encoding aminopeptidase translates to MRDERITNLASVLLNHSVKVKKGEKVLIRGHLNTKPLITELIDQAYSLGAYPYVDLFDDEISLHLAKNYQREQLETQASWQMQVYKDVDAVIIIIGEENDAEMADIPMEKHRLRGEIMKPVSEFYVNNRKWVLLNYPTKGLAQKAGMSTRAFEDYLFEVCTVDYEKMASAVAPLKKLMEKTDRVRLTGPGTDLSFSIKGIPVVPCTGEANVPDGEIFTAPIRDSVNGTISFNTPCPYHGTTFRDVKLTFENGKIIEAVADQTEKLNEILDTDEGSRYIGEFAIGFHPIIEEPMGDILFDEKICGSLHFTPGEAYEEADNGNKSAIHWDMVLIQRPEYGGGEIYFDDVLIRKDGQFVLPELEGLNQENLK, encoded by the coding sequence ATGAGAGATGAAAGAATAACAAACCTGGCTTCTGTGCTCCTGAATCACTCGGTAAAAGTGAAGAAAGGTGAAAAGGTATTAATACGTGGTCATCTAAACACAAAGCCTTTAATAACAGAGTTAATTGATCAAGCGTATTCATTAGGAGCATACCCTTATGTTGATCTTTTTGATGATGAAATTTCATTACATTTAGCTAAAAATTATCAAAGAGAGCAATTAGAAACGCAAGCTAGCTGGCAAATGCAAGTTTACAAAGATGTTGATGCAGTCATTATTATTATTGGCGAGGAAAATGATGCTGAAATGGCTGATATTCCAATGGAAAAACACCGGTTACGCGGTGAAATCATGAAGCCAGTATCAGAATTCTATGTGAATAACCGTAAATGGGTTCTATTAAACTACCCTACTAAAGGGTTGGCGCAAAAGGCGGGAATGAGTACAAGAGCGTTTGAGGACTACTTATTTGAGGTTTGTACAGTAGACTATGAGAAAATGGCAAGTGCCGTTGCACCGTTGAAGAAGTTAATGGAAAAAACTGACCGTGTACGCCTAACGGGTCCTGGAACTGATTTAAGCTTCTCCATTAAAGGAATTCCGGTTGTACCTTGTACAGGTGAAGCGAATGTTCCAGATGGAGAGATCTTCACAGCTCCAATTAGGGACTCAGTAAATGGAACAATCTCCTTTAATACACCATGTCCATATCATGGTACAACGTTCCGAGATGTGAAGCTGACCTTTGAAAATGGAAAAATCATTGAAGCTGTTGCAGATCAAACAGAAAAGCTTAATGAAATATTAGATACAGACGAAGGGTCAAGATATATAGGAGAATTTGCAATTGGATTTCATCCTATTATTGAGGAGCCGATGGGAGATATTTTATTTGATGAGAAGATATGTGGAAGCCTGCATTTTACACCGGGTGAAGCATATGAAGAAGCGGATAATGGAAATAAATCAGCCATTCATTGGGATATGGTCTTAATACAAAGACCTGAATACGGTGGAGGAGAGATTTATTTTGACGATGTGTTAATCCGTAAAGATGGACAATTTGTGTTACCTGAACTCGAGGGATTGAACCAGGAGAATCTTAAGTGA
- a CDS encoding D-2-hydroxyacid dehydrogenase produces MQILSTVKLPDHLKDELSQSFPDITFHHDKKIDEAKGLIPEAEVILTYGEDLTEEHIKAADNLKWIMVASAGIDRLPFAILEERNITVTNSKGVHAIPMAEYCISMMLQVSRQAEVLIENQKQHNWNRRVRMEELYGKTVLIIGTGAIGTQTAKLCEAFGMKVIGVNSDGRKVEHFDSAYSMDEISIPLAEADFVISVLPSTVKTKGLLNKDFFYKMKQDSVFINIGRGDVVVENDLIPLLNENRIKHAVLDVFEKEPLAEDHPFWEMGNVTVTPHLSGITKNYLPRVMVIFHRNLQYYCHHQLTSMENIIALEKRY; encoded by the coding sequence GTGCAAATACTATCAACTGTGAAATTACCAGATCATTTAAAAGACGAACTTTCTCAGAGCTTTCCGGATATCACGTTTCATCATGATAAAAAGATAGATGAAGCAAAGGGTCTTATACCAGAAGCTGAAGTGATCTTAACCTATGGAGAGGATTTGACTGAGGAGCATATTAAAGCTGCTGATAATCTTAAATGGATTATGGTTGCTTCCGCTGGGATTGACCGACTTCCGTTCGCTATTCTTGAGGAGCGAAATATTACTGTAACAAACTCTAAAGGGGTACATGCTATACCGATGGCCGAATATTGTATATCCATGATGCTACAGGTTTCAAGGCAAGCTGAGGTGTTAATTGAAAATCAAAAGCAACATAACTGGAATAGACGAGTTAGGATGGAAGAGCTATACGGAAAAACTGTTTTAATTATAGGTACCGGTGCAATTGGGACTCAAACGGCTAAACTATGTGAAGCGTTCGGAATGAAAGTTATAGGCGTCAACAGTGATGGAAGAAAAGTAGAGCATTTTGACAGTGCTTATAGTATGGATGAAATTTCAATTCCTCTAGCAGAAGCAGATTTTGTGATTTCTGTTCTTCCGAGCACTGTGAAAACAAAGGGGCTTTTAAATAAAGACTTTTTCTATAAGATGAAGCAAGATTCTGTTTTTATTAATATTGGAAGAGGAGATGTAGTTGTTGAGAATGACCTCATTCCATTACTTAACGAAAATAGAATTAAACATGCGGTGCTAGATGTATTTGAAAAAGAACCTTTAGCTGAGGACCACCCATTTTGGGAGATGGGAAATGTTACGGTTACGCCTCATCTCTCAGGGATTACAAAGAATTATCTGCCTAGAGTAATGGTGATCTTTCATAGAAACCTTCAGTACTATTGTCATCATCAATTAACAAGCATGGAAAATATCATAGCATTAGAGAAAAGATATTAG
- the perR gene encoding peroxide-responsive transcriptional repressor PerR, producing the protein MSEHQLKDALDALKQTGVRITPQRHAILEFLVDSMTHPTADDIYKALEGKFPNMSVATVYNNLRVFREVGLVKELTYGDASSRFDFVTSDHYHVICEKCGKIVDFSYPGLDEVEALAAHVTGFNVSHHRMEIYGVCSSCEKKETH; encoded by the coding sequence ATGTCTGAACATCAATTAAAAGATGCGTTGGATGCCTTAAAACAAACAGGAGTACGTATTACACCTCAACGTCATGCTATACTTGAATTCTTAGTCGATTCCATGACACACCCTACAGCCGATGATATATATAAAGCGTTAGAAGGAAAATTCCCTAATATGAGTGTTGCCACAGTTTATAACAACTTAAGGGTATTTCGTGAAGTTGGACTTGTAAAGGAATTAACGTATGGCGATGCATCAAGTCGTTTTGATTTTGTAACGTCAGACCACTATCACGTTATTTGTGAGAAATGTGGAAAGATTGTTGATTTCTCTTACCCAGGACTTGATGAAGTTGAGGCGTTAGCTGCACATGTAACGGGATTTAATGTAAGTCACCATCGAATGGAGATTTACGGTGTGTGCAGTAGTTGTGAAAAGAAAGAAACACATTAA
- a CDS encoding YgzB family protein, whose translation MARKYTSKINKIRTFALSLIFIGFIIMYFGVFFRTNMWVMTIFMMLGMLSIIASTVVYFWIGMLSTKAVQVTCPSCGKPTKILGRVDMCMYCKEPLTLDKDLEGKEFDESYNKKSLNK comes from the coding sequence ATGGCTCGTAAATATACTAGTAAAATAAATAAAATAAGAACCTTTGCTTTAAGCTTAATATTTATAGGGTTTATTATTATGTATTTTGGGGTATTTTTCCGAACAAACATGTGGGTTATGACGATCTTTATGATGTTAGGAATGCTTTCGATTATTGCAAGCACCGTTGTTTACTTCTGGATCGGTATGCTCTCGACAAAAGCCGTACAGGTCACATGTCCATCATGTGGGAAACCGACAAAGATACTTGGTCGGGTAGACATGTGTATGTATTGTAAGGAACCTTTAACATTGGACAAGGATCTTGAAGGAAAAGAGTTTGATGAAAGCTATAATAAAAAGAGTTTAAACAAATAA
- a CDS encoding nucleotidyltransferase-like protein, with protein MENILRPIYQERASHTNTLAIIMIEKRNQTSPLTDNLDVALLVIVNEAEQALFVKHYEYEEKKASLTVMTKDDLNESILLGTNRRIVDWILNGKILFDRNEYIIELIDRLKTFPFSERKMKIGIEFAKLVRRYLEGKEFFESMQLLDTYNHVVHALHHLARLEVIDRGYYPEVTVWNQVKQIEPQIYKLYKELVESEESLEKRLELLFLASDFLIHSKIEIGAAHILTVMSEKDSWYFDELYQHPELKYYSVDLSVLLEFLVEKQYISIERKQTKGKGIYHRIYFLEKKY; from the coding sequence ATGGAAAATATTCTCCGTCCTATTTATCAAGAACGAGCAAGTCATACCAATACTTTAGCCATTATCATGATTGAAAAGCGGAATCAAACCTCCCCTTTAACTGATAATTTAGATGTAGCTCTCCTGGTTATCGTAAATGAAGCTGAACAGGCTTTATTTGTTAAACATTATGAATATGAAGAAAAAAAAGCATCTTTAACGGTGATGACGAAAGATGACCTGAACGAGTCCATCCTGTTAGGTACAAATAGAAGGATTGTAGATTGGATCCTGAACGGAAAAATTCTTTTTGATCGTAATGAATACATAATAGAACTAATAGACCGACTAAAAACATTTCCTTTTAGTGAAAGGAAAATGAAAATCGGTATTGAATTTGCTAAGTTGGTTCGAAGATATCTGGAGGGTAAGGAGTTCTTCGAATCAATGCAACTGTTAGATACTTATAATCATGTTGTTCACGCGTTACATCATCTAGCAAGACTTGAAGTGATTGATAGGGGATACTATCCTGAGGTAACGGTATGGAACCAGGTAAAACAAATAGAACCGCAAATTTATAAATTGTATAAGGAATTAGTGGAAAGTGAAGAATCACTAGAGAAAAGATTAGAATTACTATTCTTAGCAAGTGATTTCCTGATTCATTCTAAGATAGAAATTGGTGCAGCACATATTTTAACTGTTATGTCTGAAAAAGATTCATGGTACTTCGATGAGCTATATCAACATCCAGAATTGAAGTATTACTCTGTAGACTTAAGTGTTCTTTTAGAATTTTTGGTTGAGAAGCAATACATATCTATAGAAAGAAAACAAACAAAAGGTAAGGGGATTTATCATCGTATATATTTTCTTGAGAAAAAATATTGA
- a CDS encoding tyrosine-type recombinase/integrase gives MVRKKLIQKNVLEKSVHESYEDFQLENKVKNLSEMTIRFYGQNLVHFISFSEEIGIEQISEIEKKTIDKFIMQLKERNLADTTINTYMRATRAFLYFAMREGYLNKFDINLIKADKKQKEPYTEEEVKKLIKKPNIRECGFVEHRNWVMVNYLLETGNRLNTILHLKVKDIDLENGMVVLSTTKNRKAQFNPISEHLVKILNEYIKIYDFEELDYLFINELGEQMTRNSMQHAIARYNKKRGVARTSIHAFRHTFAKHYITSGGDSFKLQRLLGHSTLDVTLNYVNLYSKDLKDGFDKHSILANYNESPRMKRGKRG, from the coding sequence ATGGTAAGAAAAAAATTAATACAAAAAAATGTATTGGAAAAATCAGTACACGAATCATACGAAGACTTTCAATTAGAAAATAAGGTGAAAAATTTATCTGAAATGACTATCCGCTTTTATGGACAAAATTTAGTACACTTTATCAGTTTTTCAGAAGAAATAGGAATAGAACAAATCAGTGAGATAGAAAAGAAAACAATTGATAAGTTTATCATGCAGTTAAAAGAACGAAATTTAGCCGATACAACTATTAACACATATATGAGAGCAACAAGAGCTTTTCTTTATTTCGCGATGCGAGAAGGCTATTTAAACAAATTTGACATTAACCTTATTAAAGCCGACAAAAAACAAAAAGAACCATATACAGAAGAGGAAGTAAAAAAATTAATCAAGAAACCTAATATAAGAGAATGTGGCTTCGTGGAACATAGAAATTGGGTTATGGTCAATTATTTATTAGAAACTGGTAATAGGCTAAACACAATTCTCCATTTAAAAGTAAAAGATATTGATTTAGAAAACGGAATGGTTGTATTATCAACAACAAAAAATAGAAAGGCTCAATTTAATCCTATAAGTGAGCATCTTGTTAAAATCTTGAATGAATATATTAAAATTTACGACTTTGAGGAATTAGATTATTTATTTATCAATGAGTTGGGAGAGCAAATGACTAGAAATTCAATGCAACATGCAATAGCAAGATATAATAAGAAAAGAGGGGTAGCTAGAACATCTATCCATGCTTTTAGACATACTTTTGCAAAACACTATATAACAAGTGGCGGTGATTCCTTTAAGCTACAACGCTTACTAGGTCACTCTACGTTAGACGTAACATTGAACTATGTTAACTTGTATTCAAAAGATTTAAAGGATGGATTTGATAAGCACAGTATATTAGCAAATTATAACGAAAGTCCAAGAATGAAGAGAGGGAAAAGAGGATAG
- a CDS encoding recombinase family protein produces MSKKTFGYIRVSSKDQNIDRQLTELIELGVNERDIFIDKQSRKNFDRPQYQALKIQLREGDLLYIKSIDRFGRNSKEIKKEWEYITHEIKADIKVIDMPLLDTTQHKDTLGTFVSDLVLQVLSFMAETERENIRKRQAEGIAVARAKGKQLGRPTMSLETLSDQQVDTLKANYDNWKQKEITAVAFMDMLELKKNTFYKIIKKYEEMLTFNGK; encoded by the coding sequence ATGAGTAAAAAAACATTTGGCTACATTCGTGTATCAAGTAAAGACCAAAACATAGACCGTCAGCTAACAGAACTGATTGAATTAGGTGTTAATGAGCGTGATATATTTATTGATAAACAGAGCCGTAAGAACTTTGATAGACCACAATATCAAGCATTAAAAATACAATTACGTGAAGGTGACCTTCTTTATATCAAATCAATAGACCGTTTTGGTAGAAATTCAAAAGAAATAAAAAAAGAGTGGGAATACATCACTCATGAAATAAAAGCGGATATAAAAGTAATTGATATGCCTTTATTAGATACAACACAACATAAAGACACTTTGGGAACGTTTGTAAGTGATTTAGTGTTGCAAGTATTATCATTTATGGCAGAAACAGAGCGTGAAAATATTCGTAAGCGACAAGCCGAAGGAATAGCGGTAGCAAGAGCGAAAGGTAAACAATTAGGTAGACCTACCATGTCACTAGAAACACTCAGTGACCAGCAAGTAGACACGTTAAAAGCGAATTATGATAATTGGAAACAAAAAGAAATTACAGCGGTAGCGTTTATGGATATGTTGGAACTGAAAAAGAACACATTTTATAAAATCATTAAAAAATATGAAGAAATGTTAACTTTTAACGGTAAATAA